Within Acidobacteriota bacterium, the genomic segment GTTACGCACTCAATCTTGGCGGCAGAAGAATCGCACCCCGTGAAGCCAACTCTGGTATCGAACAAACGCACCGGATGCGCTAACGGATAAAACTGCAGGTTATTCGGACTAACACTGCCGTTGTTGACAACTGTTAGCGAAAAGCTGGTATTGGTCACCAATCCACAGGTGTCATGGGCAGTGATAGTAATGGAGTAATTCCCCACTGGTCCGGCATTGGTAATCTCCACAATTCCGGTCGGAAAAACCGTAATGTTGCCACTAAACGCCGGAGTGACGCTTTGCAACGTGATAAAGTTGATTGTGCCGTTGTCACCGGGTCCGGATGCTGGAGCGATCGTTGTCGAGCTGCCCTGATTAACAAAGTGAAGCAAGGAATAACTCAAGACCGGCGGCGTATCCGGGGTGACGTTGACAGTCAGTAATCCCAAGCCGGATGCGCCATCGCTATCAATAGCACGCAAAGTGAAGCTGGCGGAACTCGCTCCGCAACCCACAGTAACCGAAGCACTCAACACGCCCGACGCATTCACGTTCAGATTCGAGACCGTCACGCCATTGGTTGTTGCGCTGGGAGCATTGTTTACCGTCATTTGCAGTGTGTTCGGTGCCTGTTCCGCGTCAGTGACCTGCCCGATAATCGGGTTGGTTGTTCCGCTTCCTGCTGTGCGATTTAAGGAAGGAACATTGCTGATCTGCGGATGACTGTTTAACGGACGATAGGTGTATATCGCACCCGTATTATTGTTCGTGACGTATGCTCCGACCACAGCGGAGTTATCGCCCAAAGCCACGCTGTACCCAAAATAGCCCGGTTGCGGGACGAAGGGAGTGAGTTGTTGCTGTTCGGACCAGGTATTGCCACTCCGATCAAACACATACGCCGCACCCTGAAACTGAGTGCTCAGGATTGTCTTGCTGAAAGCGCCAATCAATGCACGGTCGCCACGCAGTGCGACTCCCCAACCGAAATGATCACTTGGGGCGCCATTATTTGCGGTCAGCTTGGCTTGCTTGGTCCAATTTGTTCCCGATCTCGTGAATACATACGCCGCGCCCTGAAACGTATTGAGTCCGACTTTACTGGAATCAGCGCTCACCAGAGCCGTATCGCCGTCCAGCGCAACGCGATACCCAATCCCATCACCCGGCTGCGCTCCCACAAACGTCAGCTTTTGTTGCTGGCTCCAACTTGCGCCATTACGAACGAAAACGTAAGCAGAGCCTTGGTTCGCAGAAAAGCCAATGGTGTCAGTAGGGGCTCCAACCAACACGGTGTTGCCACTGAGAGAAACGCTGGTGCCAAAGTTGTCCCCTGCTTCGCCGTCATTCGCCAACAATTTGGCCTGTTGGCTCCAGGTAGCTCCGCTACGGGTAAAAATCACGGCTGAGCCTTGATGGGAATTAAAGCCGACTGTTTCCACTGATCCAACGGCCAATGTATCTCCCTCCAGACTGACGCTATAGCCAAAGTAATCGCCATCGGTCGAGACAAACATTGACAGTCGCTGTTGCTGCACCCAACTCGCGCCGTTTTTGGTAAACACGTAAACGGCTCCGCGATCATTGTTTTCACCCGGAGCGCCGACAGCAATACTGGTACCGCTGATTGCCACCGAACGGCCAAATTCCTTTACGTTGGCCCCTGAAACGAAAAGCTGTTGCTTGAAAATGTAATGACCGTTTACAAGCTCATAAACATAAGCCGATCCCTGACCTGTCCCGGCGCCGATGTCGTCGTTTGATGCGCCGGTAACCAATGTCAAACCATCCGCGCTGATGGCGACGGAACGACCAAAACGGTCTTGTTCCTGCCCATCAGGAGCGCTCAAAATATCTCGCTCCTGGTAAACGGTTGACATTGGTGAAAAAGCGATTGTTTTTCCCGCTACGGCGCGGAAAGGTTGGATTGCGATTGTCAGCACGCTGATGGTGGCCAACAGCAATTTCACCGTGAGACTGCTATTGACGGTCATTCGTCGAAAAAATCCTTTGTCGTTCATGTCCTCTTCTCCTTTTTATGGTGAGCGACAGGTGCTTTGTCAGCCTGTCTTTGTCATCAATTTTGTTCGAGCGCAGGTTGCCTTATGGCTTGGAGTTACCCAAACCAGCCTGCAAAATCGGATGTCATTCAGAGTTGGTTTTGCTGCGCTCAGGCGCAGGTAGGGTTTGTGTCGTCGTTTGTGGATTACAGCCCAATAAAGATTTGGACTGCAGGCAAGAAATTGAGTGCAAAGTTCAACCAAGTAGTCATTTTCTGTTTTTGTCTCCTTTCCTGAATCCTTGTTCTGAGGGCGCTCATCGCCGCTCACCAAACACAAGCGCAAGTTGAATCGCAAAATGATCAAACGGGGAAAAACTTTTTTGCGATGAAATA encodes:
- a CDS encoding FG-GAP repeat protein: MNDKGFFRRMTVNSSLTVKLLLATISVLTIAIQPFRAVAGKTIAFSPMSTVYQERDILSAPDGQEQDRFGRSVAISADGLTLVTGASNDDIGAGTGQGSAYVYELVNGHYIFKQQLFVSGANVKEFGRSVAISGTSIAVGAPGENNDRGAVYVFTKNGASWVQQQRLSMFVSTDGDYFGYSVSLEGDTLAVGSVETVGFNSHQGSAVIFTRSGATWSQQAKLLANDGEAGDNFGTSVSLSGNTVLVGAPTDTIGFSANQGSAYVFVRNGASWSQQQKLTFVGAQPGDGIGYRVALDGDTALVSADSSKVGLNTFQGAAYVFTRSGTNWTKQAKLTANNGAPSDHFGWGVALRGDRALIGAFSKTILSTQFQGAAYVFDRSGNTWSEQQQLTPFVPQPGYFGYSVALGDNSAVVGAYVTNNNTGAIYTYRPLNSHPQISNVPSLNRTAGSGTTNPIIGQVTDAEQAPNTLQMTVNNAPSATTNGVTVSNLNVNASGVLSASVTVGCGASSASFTLRAIDSDGASGLGLLTVNVTPDTPPVLSYSLLHFVNQGSSTTIAPASGPGDNGTINFITLQSVTPAFSGNITVFPTGIVEITNAGPVGNYSITITAHDTCGLVTNTSFSLTVVNNGSVSPNNLQFYPLAHPVRLFDTRVGFTGCDSSAAKIECVT